The following proteins come from a genomic window of Falco cherrug isolate bFalChe1 chromosome Z, bFalChe1.pri, whole genome shotgun sequence:
- the CAPSL gene encoding calcyphosin-like protein isoform X2: MPGTARHDREMAIQAKRNLSKTTDPVERLRLQCLARGSAGIKGLGRVFRIMDDDNSRTLDFKEFVKGLNDYAMMIDKEEAQEIFRIFDKDGSGTIDFDEFLVTLRPPMSKARKEIIMQAFRKLDKTGDGVVTIEDLRGVYNAKHHPKYQNGDWTEDQVFRAFLDNFDSPYDKDGKVTTEEFMNYYAGVSASIDTDVYFIIMMKNAWKL; encoded by the exons ATGCCGGGCACAGCAAGGCATGACCGAGAGATGGCAATCCAGGCTAAAAGGAACCTGTCAAAAACCACTGACCCTGTAGAAAGGCTTCGTCTGCAGTGTTTAGCAAGGGGATCTGCAGGCATCAAAGGACTTGGCAG AGTATTTCGGATTATGGATGATGACAACAGCAGGACCCTTGATTTCAAGGAGTTTGTGAAAGGATTAAATGATTATGCCATGATGATAGACAAGGAAGAAGCACAGGAGATTTTCCGGATATTTGATAAAGATGGCAGTGGAACAATTGATTTTGATGAATTTCTTGTTACACTGAGA CCTCCCATgtcaaaggcaagaaaagagaTTATCATGCAGGCATTTAGGAAGTTAGATAAGACCGGAGATGGTGTCGTAACAATTGAAGACTTACGGGGGGTGTATAACGCAAAGCATCATCCCAAATACCAAAATGGAGACTGGACAGAAGATCAAGTTTTTAGGGCCTTTCTGGATAATTTTGATTCACCCTATGACAAAGATGGGAAG GTCACAACAGAAGAATTCATGAACTACTATGCAGGCGTCAGCGCTTCAATAGACACAGATGTCTATTTTATCATCATGATGAAGAATGCTTGGAAACTCTGA
- the IL7R gene encoding interleukin-7 receptor subunit alpha, whose amino-acid sequence MLRMTQTSTALSIFALFLHTTFGESGCTSADGDGTFGDDEPDNFDIDCFSHLEFKGSYSSLTCNFTELPPHNTNYTLSLCTKEDSNYVCFNMEKQEDVYFLEFSDILSNKDLCMDTEMKRRICKSLVVTDIVKPEVPFNINITYQKEANEYLIHYSTPHSWKKYLRDKLIHQIAYRQEEGTWKTIETPYLQIKLLGKNLENDASYEVKVRSQPNGDYFKGTWSEWSTSQSFRTAREQHSTESYSSVVVLILSILGFILSIVMVVLIITFWENRIKPAVWPNLPDHKKTLEQLCKKPKNNFDISFNPESFGYVHIHKVDGIRAKAELENFLQPSTSPETNLPEKFKSRSDLKMIPAMTDKSNLNLSVTYGGIWPAEALHKLLGTNQLAVTEGNCSSSTYKVCHSNGVPLCNDGFNLSSTPPPDLSDQPGPEPLNGDTVSQTLPTSEMRSPNNEEAYVTMSSFYKIQ is encoded by the exons ATGCTCAGGATGACACAGACGAGTACAGCATTGAGCATTTTCGCCTTGTTTCTTCACACCACTTTTGGGGAAAGTGGTTGCACCTCAGCAGATGGTGATG GGACTTTTGGAGATGATGAACCAGACAATTTTGACATCGACTGTTTCAGTCATCTGGAATTTAAGGGTTCCTATAGCAGCCTAACCTGCAATTTTACTGAGCTGCCTCCTCACAACACTAACTATACCCTATCCCTGTG TACCAAGGAAGACAGCAATTACGTGTGCTTCAATATGGAGAAACAGGAAGATGTGTATTTCCTAGAATTCAGTGATATACTCTCCAACAAAGACCTTTGCATGGACACTGAGATGAAGAGAAGGATCTGCAAGAGTCTGGTTGTAACTGACATTG TTAAGCCTGAAGTACCATTCAATATAAACATCACATAccaaaaggaagcaaatgaataTCTTATTCATTATAGTACCCCACACTCATGGAAGAAATACTTAAGGGACAAATTAATACACCAAATAGCCTATCGGCAGGAAGAGGGTACTTGGAAG aCAATAGAGACGCCGTACCTTCAGATAAAATTACTGGGGAAAAACCTCGAAAATGATGCATCGTATGAGGTGAAAGTACGTTCTCAGCCCAATGGAGATTATTTTAAGGGCACGTGGAGTGAATGGAGCACTTCCCAGAGCTTCAGAACTGCAAGAGAGCAGCATTCCACAGAGAGCT acAGCAGCGTGGTTGTGCTTATACTCTCCATCCTGGGATTCATACTCTCCATTGTCATGGTTGTCCTGATCATAACTTTTTGGGAAAACAG GATCAAGCCTGCTGTGTGGCCAAATCTTCCCGATCATAAAAAAACGCTGGAGCAACTATGCAAGAAGCCAAAAAAT AATTTTGATATAAGCTTTAACCCAGAGAGTTTTGGTTACGTTCATATCCATAAAGTGGATGGCATTCGAGCAAAAGCTGAACTGGAAAATTTTCTGCAGCCATCAACTTCTCCAGAGACAAACCTTCCAGAAAAATTTAAGAGCAGATCAGACCTGAAGATGATCCCTGCGATGACAGACAAAAGCAATCTAAATCTGTCTGTGACATACGGAGGAATCTGGCCGGCTGAAGCCTTGCACAAGCTCCTGGGCACAAACCAGTTGGCAGTCACCGAAGGAAACTGCAGCTCCAGCACGTACAAGGTGTGCCACAGCAATGGGGTGCCCCTGTGCAATGATGGTTTCAACCTTTCCTCCACTCCTCCCCCAGATCTCTCTGACCAGCCTGGACCAGAACCCCTCAATGGTGACACTGTGTCCCAGACACTGCCTACCAGTGAAATGAGGTCACCAAACAATGAGGAAGCCTATGTCACTATGTCTAGTTTCTATAAAATTCAGTAA
- the CAPSL gene encoding calcyphosin-like protein isoform X1 produces MPILHLKNCFTQVECQIARTKLFSENHLSISSPQYFCRMPGTARHDREMAIQAKRNLSKTTDPVERLRLQCLARGSAGIKGLGRVFRIMDDDNSRTLDFKEFVKGLNDYAMMIDKEEAQEIFRIFDKDGSGTIDFDEFLVTLRPPMSKARKEIIMQAFRKLDKTGDGVVTIEDLRGVYNAKHHPKYQNGDWTEDQVFRAFLDNFDSPYDKDGKVTTEEFMNYYAGVSASIDTDVYFIIMMKNAWKL; encoded by the exons ATGCCAATTCTGCACCTGAAGAACTGCTTTACTCAGGTGGAATGCCAAATTGCAAGGACCAAGTTGTTCAGTGAGAATCATCTCTCCATCTCCAGTCCTCAGTACTTTTGCAGG ATGCCGGGCACAGCAAGGCATGACCGAGAGATGGCAATCCAGGCTAAAAGGAACCTGTCAAAAACCACTGACCCTGTAGAAAGGCTTCGTCTGCAGTGTTTAGCAAGGGGATCTGCAGGCATCAAAGGACTTGGCAG AGTATTTCGGATTATGGATGATGACAACAGCAGGACCCTTGATTTCAAGGAGTTTGTGAAAGGATTAAATGATTATGCCATGATGATAGACAAGGAAGAAGCACAGGAGATTTTCCGGATATTTGATAAAGATGGCAGTGGAACAATTGATTTTGATGAATTTCTTGTTACACTGAGA CCTCCCATgtcaaaggcaagaaaagagaTTATCATGCAGGCATTTAGGAAGTTAGATAAGACCGGAGATGGTGTCGTAACAATTGAAGACTTACGGGGGGTGTATAACGCAAAGCATCATCCCAAATACCAAAATGGAGACTGGACAGAAGATCAAGTTTTTAGGGCCTTTCTGGATAATTTTGATTCACCCTATGACAAAGATGGGAAG GTCACAACAGAAGAATTCATGAACTACTATGCAGGCGTCAGCGCTTCAATAGACACAGATGTCTATTTTATCATCATGATGAAGAATGCTTGGAAACTCTGA